From the Amia ocellicauda isolate fAmiCal2 chromosome 21, fAmiCal2.hap1, whole genome shotgun sequence genome, one window contains:
- the nin gene encoding ninein isoform X2: protein MDEAQQDQYEAQLREVFDSFDASGSGSLCQAELSALCQALHLEDVAPTLLHPLLPQEDHHTGRVTFEQFKDALILLLSNTLEGHSPNQEDCVEADCTEVHPKFVKDGKRYGRRSTPEFADSITGFSEVIDTGDQPADTQNATGQKDQEHRDYSTRSIEEYEAEGQLHLWNPDDPCTPRGGLTPSPDWLEERLQGVCEALGVSWDGCASSKDLLSVCEQLDLEVMEDVVQKLDSDGVMSVQDFVSRVLNHSKPPTPSASTPYRQLKRHHSTQPFDESGRRTATPSAMTSTIGLRLFSFLDDGSGYTAAERLLDAWQVEGIENSPEILEALDFSMEGKVHLSELTIALENELLITKNGIHQAVLASFKAEIRHLLERVDRELREKEKLRSDLEKADKLKTQMATEVDEHHSAIERLNDHNLRKLEQEHRDRLAAVRAELTRDLDHIQQQASCQRADLEREVEKVKEEEAFLRDRLSLTLKENGRLEAELLENTEKLVESENLVSKLQRNLDNILKEKFGDLDPGSAEFFLQEERLKSLRREYEEQCRELQDRIDELQVELEEYRTLGRTTRPCLNPSLSEEFDNKSPGIESDLGLGSEDCPPFNMSLEAEMLMEQLKDQHLQDVEILRAELESKVNEFQQQLGELRAAHEQEQNQLAQRCKEETQALQENLSQAQSRVTDLQGWLDAGETQREKLEECIATERAELENRHVKEVSAVREETSCLQARVCQLEEQLRDAESERKSMEQTQASERTELERLHSEERAKLEQQHEEALQAQLEAERQRMLGEQEERERMLTEEWERQRASLEERHREAVQELNTKQREERERLTGLLDKLRQDTAEERKELENHFSQRIREVEARFSGDQVAVLEQFKVDVSKLEERYQKELKDLSEQHLEEKAQWEFEKEEILQEGEEEREHLREELEREKESASLEFANERDLMEKSYKEQLAKNQQLQKELEDHISTAQFKDTELRKQLSDLHKELQTNLEAKDYLLIQAERKAEDLDLLLHQAVEDFEQEKVEMQGQLTDLEDKNKKNLTLVEKQVEEKEALVAEISQLTAKIQELEAEAAELSKLREDFEESKKENEEAFCTVSHLKRRIEELEAETEWLTSMKQEDERDAGNLNESIMTPGDESTESQVPELKDLPDDLEAGFLQEKLIQLEKQDELIPQLLEECEHNVREHDSCTCEMLELCEKVSQLQDQAYITDELQSQLECVSEQNLELKKQVSQLQERTVELQDILEDNSKKIATGEQAEKENKALRLDMSKMMEWTKELEDKALQLMDLQSRYDECIREKSRLEEGKVQLEGKVQDLEEKMQDIGDFQDQHAGFEMEMARITEENSKLCLQIQELKKQEEVLNNLRQDTEKIMEVAEWKAKKETFHELNSQLEAKIQAVSELEDSCAVFERENTALRDNVTALQEKSKKLEEKMQAHRTEAGRLVEENLILKREISALKDDRDLSQEKLKDLSESQGEMQHKIEHIRKEKMAAQKMAENLKKQVSELRSRGQQLEDENGLLSHKNAQNAADVLELNRRLSELLRQRERKEGGRRHHLQGELERERAALTMELAQERNKMAARLSGLESELADAQQRNTQMEQERALLSQKLTTLKEQLCAERDLGTELADAVLRSEKLQKEKDTLSDELSRCVDKVAKLGAVESQLSHLRHERQAMEQQAQGLRTQLCASQEKVQSLENALQTINLQSARLKSDLRVIQQEKEALKQEVMSLHKQLQNSNDKNQVLEVALNSSGFQNQHKKLFWDELSRLVEQEQQLLRLENERLQQEVQTTKGDLNHSRDKTRQLESTILSLKQQKQQGQSSLVKAVEQEKLSLKRELESLRKELLMANRKASDQSEGQRELDSLRQENDNLKTRQARMESQLLEALQVQLGARVPREQLVQAQHRLLQAERRGQHRGEELAGRGPDINLQQGAIPEQRAAHADTYRRIGRL from the exons ATGGACGAAGCCCAGCAGGACCAGTACGAGGCTCAACTGAGGGAAGTCTTTGACAGTTTCGACGCCAGTGGCTCGGGTTCGCTGTGCCAGGCAGAGCTCTCGGCCCTGTGCCAGGCCCTGCATCTTGAGGACGTGGCACCCACGCTTCTGCACCCCCTGTTGCCGCAAGAAGACCATCACACTGGCAGG GTTACCTTTGAGCAGTTCAAGGACGCTCTGATCCTTCTTTTATCGAACACTTTAGAAGGACACTCGCCAAACCAAGAGGACTGCGTGGAAGCAG ACTGCACAGAGGTACACCCGAAATTTGTGAAGGATGGTAAACGTTATGGCCGGCGGTCCACTCCTGAATTTGCGGACTCGATCACGGGGTTCTCTGAGGTCATCGACACAGGAGACCAGCCTGCGGACACCCAAAATGCCACGGGGCAGAAGGACCAGGAG cACCGGGACTATTCCACTCGCAGCATCGAGGAGTATGAAGCCGAAG GTCAGTTGCACCTCTGGAACCCCGATGACCCATGCACGCCCCGCGGAGGGTTGACTCCGTCGCCAGACTGGCTTGAGGAGCGGCTGCAGGGAGTGTGTGAGGCGCTGGGGGTGTCCTGGGATGGCTGCGCCAGCTCCAAGgatctgctctctgtgtgtgaacaGCTGGACCTGGAG GTGATGGAAGATGTTGTTCAGAAGCTGGACAGTGATGGGGTGATGAGTGTGCAGGACTTTGTGTCCAGGGTCCTGAACCACAGCAAGCCCCCtactccctctgcctccacccCTTACCGACAGCTCAAGAGACACCACTCCACACAG CCGTTTGATGAGAGTGGCAGGCGGACCGCCACCCCATCGGCGATGACCAGCACCATCGGCCTGCGTCTCTTCTCCTTCCTGGACGATGGCTCGGGCTACACTGCTGCCGAGCGTTTACTGGATGCCTGGCAGGTGGAGGGCATCGAGAACAGCCCAGAGATCCTGGAA gctCTGGATTTCAGTATGGAGGGGAAGGTGCACCTGAGCGAGCTGACCATTGCACTGGAGAACGAACTCCTCATCACCAAGAACGGCATTCACCAGGCTGTGCTGGCCAGCTTCAAGGCCGAGATCCGTCACCTACT GGAGCGTGTGGACCGTGAGTTGCGTGAGAAGGAGAAACTACGCTCGGACCTGGAGAAGGCTGACAAGCTGAAGACCCAGATGGCCACCGAGGTGGATGAGCATCACTCTGCCATCGAGCGCCTGAATGACCACAACCTACG CAAACTGGAGCAGGAGCACAGGGACAGGCTGGCTGCGGTGCGGGCGGAGCTGACCCGAGACCTGGACCACATCCAGCAACAGGCCAGCTGCCAGCGGGCCGACCTGGAGAGGGAGGTGGAGAaggtgaaggaggaggaggccTTCCTGCGTGATCGCCTCTCGCTCACACTGAAG GAGAATGGGCGTCTGGAGGCGGAGCTGCTGGAGAACACAGAGAAGCTTGTGGAGAGTGAGAACCTGGTCAGCAAACTGCAGAGGAACCTGGACAACATTCTCAAAGAGAAG TTTGGTGATCTGGACCCGGGCAGCGCCGAGTTTTTCTTGCAGGAGGAGAGGCTGAAGAGCCTGCGCAGGGAGTACGAGGAGCAGTGCAGG gAGCTGCAGGACCGCATTGATGAGCTGCAGGTGGAGCTGGAGGAGTATCGCACCCTGGGCCGGACCACCAGGCCCTGCCTCAACCCCTCCCTGTCTGAGGAGTTTGACAACAAGAGCCCTGGCATCGAGTCTGACCTAG GTCTCGGATCTGAGGACTGCCCACCCTTCAACATGAGCCTGGAGGCAGAGATGCTGATGGAGCAGCTGAAGGACCAGCACCTGCAGGACGTGGAGATCCTCAGAGCAGAACTAGAGAGCAAG GTCAACGAGTTCCAGCAGCAGTTGGGGGAGCTGAGGGCAGCACACGAGCAGGAGCAGAACCAACTGGCTCAGAGATGCAAGGAGGAGACGCAAGCTCTGCAGGAAAATTTGAGCCAGGCCCAGAGCCGAGTGACAGACCTGCAGGGGTGGCTGGATGCAGGCGAGACACAGCGAGAGAAGCTAGAGGAGTGCATTGCCACAGAGAGGGCCGAGCTGGAGAACCGGCACGTGAAGGAGGTCAGCGCCGTGAGGGAGGAGACCAGCTGCCTTCAGGCCCGCGTATGTCAGTTAGAGGAGCAGCTGAGAGATGCAGAGAGCGAGCGCAAGAGCATGGAGCAAACCCAGGCCTCCGAGAGGACGGAGCTGGAAAGGCTGCACTCCGAGGAGCGGGCCAAACTGGAACAACAACACGAGGAGGCACTCCAGGCACAGCTGGAGGCGGAGCGACAGAGGATGCTGGGGGAACAGGAGGAGCGGGAGCGGATGCTGACCGAGGAGTGGGAGAGGCAAAGGGCCTCGCTGGAGGAGAGGCACCGGGAGGCTGTGCAGGAGCTGAACACAAaacagagggaggagagagagaggctgacgGGCCTGCTGGACAAGCTCAGGCAGGACACCGCAGAGGAAAG GAAAGAACTGGAAAACCACTTTTCCCAGAGGATCAGGGAAGTGGAAGCTCGTTTCTCAGGAGACCAGGTAGCTGTGTTGGAACAGTTCAAGGTGGATGTATCCAAGCTGGAGGAACGCTATCAGAAGGAGCTCAAGGATCTCTCCGAGCAGCACTTGGAGGAGAAGGCCCAGTGGGAGTTTGAGAAGGAGGAGATCCTCCAGGAAGGCGAAGAAGAAAGGGAGCATCTCCGGGAAGAGCTGGAGCGAGAGAAGGAATCTGCGTCCCTGGAGTTTGCCAATGAAAGAGACTTGATGGAGAAGAGCTACAAGGAGCAGTTAGCTAAAAATCAGCAGCTCCAAAAAGAACTAGAAGATCACATTAGTACTGCTCAGTTTAAGGATACTGAGCTCCGCAAGCAGCTGTCTGATCTACATAAAGAGCTTCAAACCAACTTGGAGGCAAAGGATTATCTTCTGATCCAAGCAGAGAGGAAAGCTGAGGATCTGGACCTGCTGCTGCACCAGGCAGTGGAAGACTTTGAGCAGGAAAAGGTTGAGATGCAGGGTCAATTGACTGACCTTGAGGACAAGAACAAGAAGAATCTGACCCTGGTAGAGAAGCAAGTGGAGGAGAAAGAGGCTCTGGTGGCGGAAATCAGCCAGCTCACGGCTAAGATACAAGAGTTGGAGGCTGAGGCGGCTGAACTATCAAAACTTCGAGAGGACTTTGAAGAGTCCAAGAAGGAAAATGAAGAAGCTTTCTGCACAGTTTCACATCTCAAGAGAAGGATTGAAGAGCTTGAAGCTGAAACAGAATGGCTCACTAGCATGAAACAGGAAGATGAGAGAGATGCAGGAAATCTCAATGAAAGTATTATGACTCCTGGTGATGAGAGCACAGAATCTCAGGTCCCTGAGCTAAAAGACCTTCCTGATGACCTTGAAGCTGGTTTTCTTCAAGAGAAGCTCATCCAGCTGGAAAAGCAAGATGAACTGATTCCCCAACTTCTGGAAGAATGTGAACACAATGTAAGAGAGCATGACAGCTGCACTTGTGAGATGTTGGAATTATGTGAGAAAGTGAGCCAGTTGCAGGATCAGGCTTATATTACAGATGAGTTGCAGAGCCAGTTAGAATGTGTTAGCGAGCAAAACCTGGAGCTCAAAAAGCAGGTTTCCCAGCTTCAGGAAAGGACCGTTGAACTTCAAGATATATTGGAAGACAATAGCAAAAAGATTGCAACTGGAGAACAAGCAGAGAAAGAGAACAAGGCTCTCCGATTGGACATGTCTAAGATGATGGAATGGACCAAAGAGCTGGAGGACAAGGCTCTGCAGTTGATGGATCTTCAAAGCAGGTATGACGAATGCATCAGAGAAAAGAGCAGGTTAGAGGAGGGAAAAGTGCAGCTGGAGGGCAAAGTCCAAGATCTCGAGGAGAAGATGCAAGATATAGGAGACTTCCAGGACCAGCATGCCGGATTTGAAATGGAAATGGCCAGGATAACCGAAGAAAACTCCAAACTCTGCCTGCAGATCCAAGAGCTAAAGAAACAAGAAGAGGTGCTTAACAACCTCCGTCAGGACACGGAGAAGATTATGGAGGTAGCCGAATGGAAAGCCAAGAAGGAGACCTTTCATGAACTTAACTCGCAACTGGAAGCAAAGATCCAAGCCGTTTCAGAGCTGGAGGATAGCTGTGCTGTGTTTGAGAGGGAGAATACTGCTCTAAGGGACAATGTGACTGCACTCCAAGAGAAATCTAAAAAGTTAGAAGAAAAGATGCAAGCCCACAG AACTGAGGCTGGCCGTCTGGTAGAGGAGAATCTGATCCTGAAGAGGGAGATCTCCGCGCTCAAGGACGACAGGGACTTGTCCCAGGAGAAGCTGAAGGACCTGAGCGAGAGCCAGGGGGAGATGCA GCACAAAATCGAACACATTAGGAAGGAGAAGATGGCCGCTCAGAAGATGGCTGAGAACCTAAAGAAACAG GTGTCGGAGCTGCGCAGCCGAGGGCAGCAGCTGGAGGATGAGAATGGGCTGCTGTCGCACAAGAACGCCCAGAACGCGGCCGATGTGCTGGAGCTCAACCGCCGGCTGTCCGAGCTGCTGCGGCAGCGGGAGAGGAAGGAGGGAGGCCGGCGTCATCACCTTCAGGGAGAgcttgagagggagagagcggcGCTGACCATGGAGCTGGCACAGGAAAGGAACAAG ATGGCAGCTCGTCTGTCAGGCCTGGAGAGTGAGTTGGCTGATGCCCAGCAGAGAAATACCCAAATGGAGCAGGAGAGGGCGCTGCTGAGTCAGAAGCTCACCACACTGAAGGAGCAG cTGTGCGCTGAGAGGGACCTCGGCACCGAACTCGCCGACGCAGTGCTGAGGAGCGAGAAGCTGCAGAAGGAGAAGGACACCCTGAGTGACGAGCTGAGCCGCTGTGTGGACAAG GTGGCGAAGCTGGGAGCTGTGGAGAGCCAGCTGTCTCATCTCCGGCATGAGCGCCAGGCCATGGAGCAGCAAGCCCAGGGTCTCAGGACGCAGCTCTGCGCCTCTCAAGAAAAG GTCCAATCACTAGAAAACGCTCTACAGACCATCAACCTGCAGAGTGCCCGGCTGAAGTCAGACCTGCGTGTGATCCAGCAGGAGAAAGAGGCCCtcaaacaggaagtgatgtCACTGCACAAGCAGCTGCAGAACTCCAATGATAAG AACCAAGTCCTGGAGGTGGCGCTGAACTCCAGTGGGTTCCAGAACCAGCACAAGAAGCTGTTCTGGGATGAGCTGTCCCGGCTGGTGGAGCAGGAGCAGCAGCTGCTGAGGCTGGAGAACGAGCGACTGCAGCAGGAGGTGCAGACCACCAAAGGGGACCTCAACCACTCTCGGGACAAG ACTCGGCAGCTGGAGTCCACCATCCTGTCCCTGAAGCAGCAGAAGCAGCAGGGTCAGTCCAGCCTGGTGAAGGCCGTAGAGCAGGAGAAACTCAGCCTGAAGAGGGAGCTGGAGTCGCTGCGCAAGGAGCTGCTCATGGCCAACAGGAAG GCCAGTGATCAGAGCGAGGGCCAGAGGGAGCTGGACAGCCTGAGGCAGGAGAACGACAACCTGAAGACCCGGCAGGCCAGAATGGAGAGCCAACTGTTGGAG GCTCTGCAGGTGCAGTTGGGGGCCAGGGTGCCACGCGAGCAGTTGGTCCAGGCCCAGCACCGGCTGCTGCAGGCAGAGCGGCGAGGACAGCACCGAGGAGAGGAGTTGGCAGGAAGAGGCCCGGACATCAATCTGCAGCAG GGCGCGATACCGGAGCAGCGGGCCGCGCACGCAGACACCTACCGGAGGATCGGCAGACTGTGA
- the nin gene encoding ninein isoform X3: MDEAQQDQYEAQLREVFDSFDASGSGSLCQAELSALCQALHLEDVAPTLLHPLLPQEDHHTGRVTFEQFKDALILLLSNTLEGHSPNQEDCVEADCTEVHPKFVKDGKRYGRRSTPEFADSITGFSEVIDTGDQPADTQNATGQKDQEHRDYSTRSIEEYEAEGQLHLWNPDDPCTPRGGLTPSPDWLEERLQGVCEALGVSWDGCASSKDLLSVCEQLDLEVMEDVVQKLDSDGVMSVQDFVSRVLNHSKPPTPSASTPYRQLKRHHSTQPFDESGRRTATPSAMTSTIGLRLFSFLDDGSGYTAAERLLDAWQVEGIENSPEILEALDFSMEGKVHLSELTIALENELLITKNGIHQAVLASFKAEIRHLLERVDRELREKEKLRSDLEKADKLKTQMATEVDEHHSAIERLNDHNLRKLEQEHRDRLAAVRAELTRDLDHIQQQASCQRADLEREVEKVKEEEAFLRDRLSLTLKENGRLEAELLENTEKLVESENLVSKLQRNLDNILKEKFGDLDPGSAEFFLQEERLKSLRREYEEQCRELQDRIDELQVELEEYRTLGRTTRPCLNPSLSEEFDNKSPGIESDLGLGSEDCPPFNMSLEAEMLMEQLKDQHLQDVEILRAELESKVNEFQQQLGELRAAHEQEQNQLAQRCKEETQALQENLSQAQSRVTDLQGWLDAGETQREKLEECIATERAELENRHVKEVSAVREETSCLQARVCQLEEQLRDAESERKSMEQTQASERTELERLHSEERAKLEQQHEEALQAQLEAERQRMLGEQEERERMLTEEWERQRASLEERHREAVQELNTKQREERERLTGLLDKLRQDTAEERTEAGRLVEENLILKREISALKDDRDLSQEKLKDLSESQGEMQHKIEHIRKEKMAAQKMAENLKKQVSELRSRGQQLEDENGLLSHKNAQNAADVLELNRRLSELLRQRERKEGGRRHHLQGELERERAALTMELAQERNKMAARLSGLESELADAQQRNTQMEQERALLSQKLTTLKEQLCAERDLGTELADAVLRSEKLQKEKDTLSDELSRCVDKVAKLGAVESQLSHLRHERQAMEQQAQGLRTQLCASQEKVQSLENALQTINLQSARLKSDLRVIQQEKEALKQEVMSLHKQLQNSNDKNQVLEVALNSSGFQNQHKKLFWDELSRLVEQEQQLLRLENERLQQEVQTTKGDLNHSRDKTRQLESTILSLKQQKQQGQSSLVKAVEQEKLSLKRELESLRKELLMANRKASDQSEGQRELDSLRQENDNLKTRQARMESQLLEALQVQLGARVPREQLVQAQHRLLQAERRGQHRGEELAGRGPDINLQQGEQEVMLLKMEERMRDVEQKLRNIKLLLQEKVVQLKDQLQKNAKADEMIKDLYVENSQLLKALEMTEQRQKVAEKKNYLLEEKISSLNKIVRDLSPSPLTAVPYHFTRS, translated from the exons ATGGACGAAGCCCAGCAGGACCAGTACGAGGCTCAACTGAGGGAAGTCTTTGACAGTTTCGACGCCAGTGGCTCGGGTTCGCTGTGCCAGGCAGAGCTCTCGGCCCTGTGCCAGGCCCTGCATCTTGAGGACGTGGCACCCACGCTTCTGCACCCCCTGTTGCCGCAAGAAGACCATCACACTGGCAGG GTTACCTTTGAGCAGTTCAAGGACGCTCTGATCCTTCTTTTATCGAACACTTTAGAAGGACACTCGCCAAACCAAGAGGACTGCGTGGAAGCAG ACTGCACAGAGGTACACCCGAAATTTGTGAAGGATGGTAAACGTTATGGCCGGCGGTCCACTCCTGAATTTGCGGACTCGATCACGGGGTTCTCTGAGGTCATCGACACAGGAGACCAGCCTGCGGACACCCAAAATGCCACGGGGCAGAAGGACCAGGAG cACCGGGACTATTCCACTCGCAGCATCGAGGAGTATGAAGCCGAAG GTCAGTTGCACCTCTGGAACCCCGATGACCCATGCACGCCCCGCGGAGGGTTGACTCCGTCGCCAGACTGGCTTGAGGAGCGGCTGCAGGGAGTGTGTGAGGCGCTGGGGGTGTCCTGGGATGGCTGCGCCAGCTCCAAGgatctgctctctgtgtgtgaacaGCTGGACCTGGAG GTGATGGAAGATGTTGTTCAGAAGCTGGACAGTGATGGGGTGATGAGTGTGCAGGACTTTGTGTCCAGGGTCCTGAACCACAGCAAGCCCCCtactccctctgcctccacccCTTACCGACAGCTCAAGAGACACCACTCCACACAG CCGTTTGATGAGAGTGGCAGGCGGACCGCCACCCCATCGGCGATGACCAGCACCATCGGCCTGCGTCTCTTCTCCTTCCTGGACGATGGCTCGGGCTACACTGCTGCCGAGCGTTTACTGGATGCCTGGCAGGTGGAGGGCATCGAGAACAGCCCAGAGATCCTGGAA gctCTGGATTTCAGTATGGAGGGGAAGGTGCACCTGAGCGAGCTGACCATTGCACTGGAGAACGAACTCCTCATCACCAAGAACGGCATTCACCAGGCTGTGCTGGCCAGCTTCAAGGCCGAGATCCGTCACCTACT GGAGCGTGTGGACCGTGAGTTGCGTGAGAAGGAGAAACTACGCTCGGACCTGGAGAAGGCTGACAAGCTGAAGACCCAGATGGCCACCGAGGTGGATGAGCATCACTCTGCCATCGAGCGCCTGAATGACCACAACCTACG CAAACTGGAGCAGGAGCACAGGGACAGGCTGGCTGCGGTGCGGGCGGAGCTGACCCGAGACCTGGACCACATCCAGCAACAGGCCAGCTGCCAGCGGGCCGACCTGGAGAGGGAGGTGGAGAaggtgaaggaggaggaggccTTCCTGCGTGATCGCCTCTCGCTCACACTGAAG GAGAATGGGCGTCTGGAGGCGGAGCTGCTGGAGAACACAGAGAAGCTTGTGGAGAGTGAGAACCTGGTCAGCAAACTGCAGAGGAACCTGGACAACATTCTCAAAGAGAAG TTTGGTGATCTGGACCCGGGCAGCGCCGAGTTTTTCTTGCAGGAGGAGAGGCTGAAGAGCCTGCGCAGGGAGTACGAGGAGCAGTGCAGG gAGCTGCAGGACCGCATTGATGAGCTGCAGGTGGAGCTGGAGGAGTATCGCACCCTGGGCCGGACCACCAGGCCCTGCCTCAACCCCTCCCTGTCTGAGGAGTTTGACAACAAGAGCCCTGGCATCGAGTCTGACCTAG GTCTCGGATCTGAGGACTGCCCACCCTTCAACATGAGCCTGGAGGCAGAGATGCTGATGGAGCAGCTGAAGGACCAGCACCTGCAGGACGTGGAGATCCTCAGAGCAGAACTAGAGAGCAAG GTCAACGAGTTCCAGCAGCAGTTGGGGGAGCTGAGGGCAGCACACGAGCAGGAGCAGAACCAACTGGCTCAGAGATGCAAGGAGGAGACGCAAGCTCTGCAGGAAAATTTGAGCCAGGCCCAGAGCCGAGTGACAGACCTGCAGGGGTGGCTGGATGCAGGCGAGACACAGCGAGAGAAGCTAGAGGAGTGCATTGCCACAGAGAGGGCCGAGCTGGAGAACCGGCACGTGAAGGAGGTCAGCGCCGTGAGGGAGGAGACCAGCTGCCTTCAGGCCCGCGTATGTCAGTTAGAGGAGCAGCTGAGAGATGCAGAGAGCGAGCGCAAGAGCATGGAGCAAACCCAGGCCTCCGAGAGGACGGAGCTGGAAAGGCTGCACTCCGAGGAGCGGGCCAAACTGGAACAACAACACGAGGAGGCACTCCAGGCACAGCTGGAGGCGGAGCGACAGAGGATGCTGGGGGAACAGGAGGAGCGGGAGCGGATGCTGACCGAGGAGTGGGAGAGGCAAAGGGCCTCGCTGGAGGAGAGGCACCGGGAGGCTGTGCAGGAGCTGAACACAAaacagagggaggagagagagaggctgacgGGCCTGCTGGACAAGCTCAGGCAGGACACCGCAGAGGAAAG AACTGAGGCTGGCCGTCTGGTAGAGGAGAATCTGATCCTGAAGAGGGAGATCTCCGCGCTCAAGGACGACAGGGACTTGTCCCAGGAGAAGCTGAAGGACCTGAGCGAGAGCCAGGGGGAGATGCA GCACAAAATCGAACACATTAGGAAGGAGAAGATGGCCGCTCAGAAGATGGCTGAGAACCTAAAGAAACAG GTGTCGGAGCTGCGCAGCCGAGGGCAGCAGCTGGAGGATGAGAATGGGCTGCTGTCGCACAAGAACGCCCAGAACGCGGCCGATGTGCTGGAGCTCAACCGCCGGCTGTCCGAGCTGCTGCGGCAGCGGGAGAGGAAGGAGGGAGGCCGGCGTCATCACCTTCAGGGAGAgcttgagagggagagagcggcGCTGACCATGGAGCTGGCACAGGAAAGGAACAAG ATGGCAGCTCGTCTGTCAGGCCTGGAGAGTGAGTTGGCTGATGCCCAGCAGAGAAATACCCAAATGGAGCAGGAGAGGGCGCTGCTGAGTCAGAAGCTCACCACACTGAAGGAGCAG cTGTGCGCTGAGAGGGACCTCGGCACCGAACTCGCCGACGCAGTGCTGAGGAGCGAGAAGCTGCAGAAGGAGAAGGACACCCTGAGTGACGAGCTGAGCCGCTGTGTGGACAAG GTGGCGAAGCTGGGAGCTGTGGAGAGCCAGCTGTCTCATCTCCGGCATGAGCGCCAGGCCATGGAGCAGCAAGCCCAGGGTCTCAGGACGCAGCTCTGCGCCTCTCAAGAAAAG GTCCAATCACTAGAAAACGCTCTACAGACCATCAACCTGCAGAGTGCCCGGCTGAAGTCAGACCTGCGTGTGATCCAGCAGGAGAAAGAGGCCCtcaaacaggaagtgatgtCACTGCACAAGCAGCTGCAGAACTCCAATGATAAG AACCAAGTCCTGGAGGTGGCGCTGAACTCCAGTGGGTTCCAGAACCAGCACAAGAAGCTGTTCTGGGATGAGCTGTCCCGGCTGGTGGAGCAGGAGCAGCAGCTGCTGAGGCTGGAGAACGAGCGACTGCAGCAGGAGGTGCAGACCACCAAAGGGGACCTCAACCACTCTCGGGACAAG ACTCGGCAGCTGGAGTCCACCATCCTGTCCCTGAAGCAGCAGAAGCAGCAGGGTCAGTCCAGCCTGGTGAAGGCCGTAGAGCAGGAGAAACTCAGCCTGAAGAGGGAGCTGGAGTCGCTGCGCAAGGAGCTGCTCATGGCCAACAGGAAG GCCAGTGATCAGAGCGAGGGCCAGAGGGAGCTGGACAGCCTGAGGCAGGAGAACGACAACCTGAAGACCCGGCAGGCCAGAATGGAGAGCCAACTGTTGGAG GCTCTGCAGGTGCAGTTGGGGGCCAGGGTGCCACGCGAGCAGTTGGTCCAGGCCCAGCACCGGCTGCTGCAGGCAGAGCGGCGAGGACAGCACCGAGGAGAGGAGTTGGCAGGAAGAGGCCCGGACATCAATCTGCAGCAG